Proteins encoded in a region of the Drosophila sechellia strain sech25 chromosome 2L, ASM438219v1, whole genome shotgun sequence genome:
- the LOC116801217 gene encoding flocculation protein FLO11, translating to MFRQSHIVLASSLLLLIALPVIRADLMCYVCDNCAQLPKDAPLLACNKDFFNPGGSTEASTLTTTTTTEARTTTTQETTSTPETTTVITSVQTDPPTTESTTTTVETTTSDPTTESTQSTESTEAPIPTPATAAPVQTTTGVPTPPAEDLSALSVALNTTRLVPVNEDAETTTPLSSLAIRQRRAVIETEYTYHCYSVQVSVNGTMSTDRGCSRVSTMEGVCEQLKIQNNNTELANCNPCSMNACNGSSALQSSILATLLLAIVAFALQRN from the exons TAATTCGCGCCGATCTAATGTGCTATGTGTGCGATAATTGCGCCCAGCTGCCGAAGGATGCACCCCTGCTGGCGTGCAATAAGGATTTCTTTAATCCTGGCGGCAGCACAGAAGCCTCCACGTTGaccaccaccacaaccaccGAAGCGAGGACCACCACGACGCAGGAAACTACAAGCACACCGGAAACAACCACTGTGATCACGAGTGTCCAAACGGATCCACCCACAACGGAGTCCACGACGACGACAGTGGAAACCACCACCAGCGATCCGACCACCGAGAGCACCCAGAGCACTGAGAGCACCGAGGCTCCGATACCCACGCCTGCAACCGCCGCACCCGTCCAGACGACCACTGGAGTGCCAACGCCACCCGCTGAGGATCTGTCCGCCTTGTCGGTGGCCTTGAACACCACCCGTTTGGTGCCGGTAAATGAGGATGCGGAGACCACCACGCCCCTTTCATCGCTGGCCATCAGGCAACGCAGGGCGGTGATCGAAACCGAGTACACCTACCACTGCTATTCCGTCCAGGTTTCAG TGAATGGCACCATGTCGACGGATCGCGGTTGCTCCCGGGTGAGCACCATGGAAGGTGTTTGCGAGCAGCTGAAGATCCAGAACAACAACACGGAGCTGGCCAACTGCAATCCGTGCAGTATGAACGCCTGCAACGGCAGCTCGGCGCTCCAGAGCTCCATTCTGGCCACCCTGCTCCTGGCCATCGTGGCATTCGCCCTGCAGCGCAACTAG